A single genomic interval of Amblyomma americanum isolate KBUSLIRL-KWMA chromosome 11, ASM5285725v1, whole genome shotgun sequence harbors:
- the LOC144110141 gene encoding glutamate-gated chloride channel-like isoform X1 gives MNPQNSKSLFKRVICIATCFVFWEVCHAQNNAASYAARTLNDLLKPEKYDKRLRPAGTNESTGPVVVTTDVYFRSISDIDDKKMEYSVQLTLRQRWKDERLEFNDMSGQLKRINVGDPSRLWLPDPFFVNEVSGRFHLLLKPNALARIHPDGTVLYSVRVTLRLSCPMDFSDFPFDRQTCGLKIESYGHTAEDIVFVWRQGDNVQVARDIHIQQFTATKFLTGYCTTKTTTGEYSCLKVDFTFERHVHEVMIRAYLPCVVLVLLSWVALWINTRSTEVRILVPTVVLLVMDNLVGKMNQDDIPRTSYAKAADAWTALCLIFVLLLLLYVTVTDYVFRVTQSAEKVPNPVSSQVETESSKHTSASSKTSAWHHALWSWAQRSRTTPERMDFVARIVFPAAFLLFVIVYFSVHATASTDETQKTRGEPVILKNR, from the exons ATGAACCCTCAAAACAGCAAGTCACTTTTCAAGCGAGTTATTTGTATTGCCACATGTTTCGTCTTCTGGGAAGTCTGCCACGCCCA GAACAATGCTGCAAGCTACGCTGCCCGGACGTTGAATGATTTGCTCAAACCTGAGAAGTACGACAAAAGGCTACGGCCAGCTGGGACAAACGAGTCTACAG GCCCTGTGGTAGTCACCACCGACGTGTACTTCCGCTCCATAAGCGACATCGACGATAAGAAAATG GAGTACAGCGTTCAGCTGACGCTCCGCCAGCGGTGGAAAGACGAGCGGCTGGAGTTCAACGACATGTCCGGTCAGCTGAAGCGCATCAACGTTGGCGACCCATCCAGGCTGTGGCTGCCGGACCCGTTTTTCGTAAACGAAGTCAGCGGGCGCTTCCACCTGCTGTTGAAACCCAACGCTCTGGCACGCATACACCCTGACGGCACAGTCCTCTACAGCGTCAG AGTGACGCTGAGGCTCTCGTGCCCCATGGACTTTAGCGACTTTCCGTTCGATCGGCAGACCTGTGGACTCAAGATAGAGAGCT ATGGCCATACGGCTGAAGACATTGTGTTTGTTTGGCGACAAGGAGACAACGTACAAGTGGCAAGGGACATCCACATACAACAATTCACAGCGACAAAGTTTTTAACCGGTTACTGCACCACTAAAACCACCACAG GCGAGTACTCCTGCCTCAAGGTGGACTTCACGTTCGAGCGCCATGTCCACGAGGTCATGATCAGAGCATACCTACCGTGCGTTGTGCTCGTGCTGCTGTCCTGGGTTGCCCTCTGGATCAACACCAGGAGCACGGAGGTGCGCATCCTGGTGCCCACGGTCGTCCTTCTGGTCATGGACAACCTGGTGGGCAAGATGAATCAAGATGACATCCCGCGTACCTCGTACGCCAAGGCTGCGGACGCGTGGACAGCGCTGTGCCTCATTTTCGTCTTGCTCCTGCTGCTCTACGTTACAGTCACCGACTACGTCTTCCGCGTCACGCAGAGCGCCGAAAAGGTGCCTAACCCAGTTTCTTCCCAG GTTGAGACGGAATCAAGTAAACACACCTCCGCATCGTCCAAGACATCGGCGTGGCACCACGCCCTGTGGTCTTGGGCGCAACGTTCAAGAACCACGCCGGAAAGGATGGACTTTGTCGCGCGAATCGTTTTTCCCGCGGCTTTTTTGCTGTTCGTCATCGTTTACTTTAGTGTGCACGCCACAGCGAGCACGGATGAAACACAGAAAACAAGAGGAGAGCCCGTGATTTTGAAGAACCGCTGA
- the LOC144110141 gene encoding glutamate-gated chloride channel-like isoform X2, with protein sequence MNPQNSKSLFKRVICIATCFVFWEVCHAQNNAASYAARTLNDLLKPEKYDKRLRPAGTNESTGPVVVTTDVYFRSISDIDDKKMEYSVQLTLRQRWKDERLEFNDMSGQLKRINVGDPSRLWLPDPFFVNEVSGRFHLLLKPNALARIHPDGTVLYSVRVTLRLSCPMDFSDFPFDRQTCGLKIESYGHTAEDIVFVWRQGDNVQVARDIHIQQFTATKFLTGYCTTKTTTGEYSCLKVDFTFERHVHEVMIRAYLPCVVLVLLSWVALWINTRSTEVRILVPTVVLLVMDNLVGKMNQDDIPRTSYAKAADAWTALCLIFVLLLLLYVTVTDYVFRVTQSAEKVETESSKHTSASSKTSAWHHALWSWAQRSRTTPERMDFVARIVFPAAFLLFVIVYFSVHATASTDETQKTRGEPVILKNR encoded by the exons ATGAACCCTCAAAACAGCAAGTCACTTTTCAAGCGAGTTATTTGTATTGCCACATGTTTCGTCTTCTGGGAAGTCTGCCACGCCCA GAACAATGCTGCAAGCTACGCTGCCCGGACGTTGAATGATTTGCTCAAACCTGAGAAGTACGACAAAAGGCTACGGCCAGCTGGGACAAACGAGTCTACAG GCCCTGTGGTAGTCACCACCGACGTGTACTTCCGCTCCATAAGCGACATCGACGATAAGAAAATG GAGTACAGCGTTCAGCTGACGCTCCGCCAGCGGTGGAAAGACGAGCGGCTGGAGTTCAACGACATGTCCGGTCAGCTGAAGCGCATCAACGTTGGCGACCCATCCAGGCTGTGGCTGCCGGACCCGTTTTTCGTAAACGAAGTCAGCGGGCGCTTCCACCTGCTGTTGAAACCCAACGCTCTGGCACGCATACACCCTGACGGCACAGTCCTCTACAGCGTCAG AGTGACGCTGAGGCTCTCGTGCCCCATGGACTTTAGCGACTTTCCGTTCGATCGGCAGACCTGTGGACTCAAGATAGAGAGCT ATGGCCATACGGCTGAAGACATTGTGTTTGTTTGGCGACAAGGAGACAACGTACAAGTGGCAAGGGACATCCACATACAACAATTCACAGCGACAAAGTTTTTAACCGGTTACTGCACCACTAAAACCACCACAG GCGAGTACTCCTGCCTCAAGGTGGACTTCACGTTCGAGCGCCATGTCCACGAGGTCATGATCAGAGCATACCTACCGTGCGTTGTGCTCGTGCTGCTGTCCTGGGTTGCCCTCTGGATCAACACCAGGAGCACGGAGGTGCGCATCCTGGTGCCCACGGTCGTCCTTCTGGTCATGGACAACCTGGTGGGCAAGATGAATCAAGATGACATCCCGCGTACCTCGTACGCCAAGGCTGCGGACGCGTGGACAGCGCTGTGCCTCATTTTCGTCTTGCTCCTGCTGCTCTACGTTACAGTCACCGACTACGTCTTCCGCGTCACGCAGAGCGCCGAAAAG GTTGAGACGGAATCAAGTAAACACACCTCCGCATCGTCCAAGACATCGGCGTGGCACCACGCCCTGTGGTCTTGGGCGCAACGTTCAAGAACCACGCCGGAAAGGATGGACTTTGTCGCGCGAATCGTTTTTCCCGCGGCTTTTTTGCTGTTCGTCATCGTTTACTTTAGTGTGCACGCCACAGCGAGCACGGATGAAACACAGAAAACAAGAGGAGAGCCCGTGATTTTGAAGAACCGCTGA
- the LOC144111312 gene encoding cytochrome P450 3A24-like codes for MEGTTAAILLGTLAVLLATWFLLWVSGRRRAHGFFRRLGIDGPQPDLIWGNWMQLKKDRIAVMEEWIAKYGKVFGYYKGTVPHLVISDVAMIKECFIKESSVFYDRPRAALVIKPYNKTLIFLRGQEWKHVRSVLNPSFSAAKMKLMTPIISRCVGDFMDVLDRKADRGEAVDVMQASQGLSLDVIANCALAWQLDGQKKPDNPLAQLLRGILYEAETAFTTSFVAFPFLGKCASWLYRATLHYRRTWEIIDNVRSVVQARRRSQKAASATGTGGGGRRVDILQLLLDAQEQDHEASAEPNAAALAPIDDDTLLANSLLFLLAGFETTASTLSFILHLMAQHQLEQDKVYEELIKRYPEDEDLDYGQLQELECLDMFVKEALRLYPPVVLLVSRHCRVDTTILGQPIPAGCEVLAPVWHLHHDPQLWPDPFHFKPERFAPEESKNIHPGAYMPFGIGPKSCIGNRFALLELKAALCRLLRRYQVLACSRMEDPIELIVQTVLVSPKSPIQVMLRRRAMSAADSSS; via the exons ATGGAGGGTACCACGGCCGCCATCCTGCTGGGTACCTTGGCCGTGCTGCTTGCAACCTGGTTCCTTCTGTGGGTCAGCGGTCGTCGCCGGGCGCATGGTTTCTTTCGGAGGCTCGGCATTGATGGCCCGCAGCCCGACCTCATCTGGGGAAACTGGATGCAGCTCAAAAAGGACAGGATAGCG GTGATGGAAGAATGGATCGCCAAGTACGGCAAAGTGTTCGGCTACTACAAGGGCACTGTTCCACACCTGGTCATCAGTGACGTGGCCATGATAAAGGAGTGCTTCATCAAGGAGTCCAGTGTCTTCTACGATCGGCCCCGAGCGGCCCTCGTCATCAAGCCCTACAACAAGACGCTGATCTTTTTAAGAG GGCAGGAATGGAAGCACGTGAGAAGTGTGCTGAACCCGAGCTTCAGCGCCGCTAAAATGAAGCTGATGACGCCCATTATCAGCCGATGCGTGGGTGACTTCATGGACGTGCTGGACCGGAAGGCGGACAGGGGCGAAGCGGTCGACGTCATGCAGGCCTCGCAGGGACTGTCGCTGGACGTGATCGCAAACTGCGCGTTGGCGTGGCAG CTGGACGGCCAAAAGAAGCCGGACAACCCGCTGGCACAGCTGCTGAGGGGCATCCTGTACGAAGCCGAGACCGCATTTACCACAAGCTTCGTGGCCTTCCCTTTCCTGGGGAAGTGCGCCTCCTGGCTGTACAGAGCAACGCTGCACTACAG GCGCACCTGGGAGATCATCGACAATGTCCGTAGCGTGGTCCAGGCTCGCCGACGCTCGCAGAAGGCTGCCAGCGCAACGGGGACTGGAGGCGGTGGCCGCAGGGTCGACATCCTGCAGCTGCTCTTGGACGCACAG GAGCAAGACCACGAGGCCAGCGCGGAGCCGAATGCAGCCGCGTTGGCGCCCATCGATGACGACACGCTGCTGGCCAACAGCCTGCTCTTCCTGCTAGCTGGCTTTGAGACCACCGCGAGCACGCTGTCCTTCATCCTTCACCTGATGGCGCAGCACCAGCTGGAGCAGGATAAG GTTTACGAGGAGCTGATCAAGAGGTACCCGGAAGACGAGGACCTCGATTACGGCCAGCTGCAAGAGCTCGAATGTCTCGACATGTTCGTCAAAGAAGCCCTGCGTCTCTACCCTCCCGTGGTGCTGCTGGTGTCGCGCCACTGTCGTGTCGACACCACCATCCTTGGACAGCCCATCCCGGCCGGCTGCGAAGTGCTCGCACCGGTCTGGCACCTTCATCACGACCCTCAATTGTGGCCCGACCCGTTCCACTTCAAACCTGAACGATTTGCTCCCGAAGAGTCGAAAAACATTCACCCAGGGGCATACATGCCGTTTGGCATTGGGCCCAAATCGTGCATCGGCAACAGGTTCGCCTTGCTGGAGCTAAAGGCTGCACTGTGCAGATTGCTCAGGAGGTACCAAGTCCTTGCGTGCTCGCGAATGGAAGATCCCATTGAACTCATCGTGCAGACGGTGCTGGTTAGCCCCAAGTCGCCGATACAAGTCATGCTGCGACGCAGGGCAATGTCAGCAGCCGATAGCTCGTCATAG